A window of Sphingobacterium sp. SRCM116780 contains these coding sequences:
- a CDS encoding Gfo/Idh/MocA family oxidoreductase, whose amino-acid sequence MNHYISRRSFLKKSVVAGGAVVTANSLLGNVALAKPNERVNLACIGIGNRGSDIIKELYKTGLCNIVALCDVDMGAKHTQEILKQFPDVPRFTDFRQLFDKMGNQFDAVSIGTPDFSHFPITMMALDLGKHVYVEKPMARTFWEVELMMQKARKQNKVVTQMGNQGHSEGNYFQFKAWKDAGIINGVTRIDAHMNMPRRWHGWDTQIQGYPYPERIPESLDWDLWQMQTIGHDYNKDYVNGQWRCWFDFGMGALGDWGAHLLDTAHEFLELGLPTEVEAVKLDGHNSFFFPMSSTLKFHFPKRKNMPAVDINWYDGLDNLPPIPDGYGVSGLDPNIPAPSTGALQPVKLNPGKIIYGKDLIFKGDSHGSTLQIIPEAKAKDLANHLPEVQSSPSNHFANFLKACRGEEKTRSPFEIAGPLSQVFCLGVMTQKMNNKILFDPIKKEIINDKFANAMLMGPPPRKGWEQYYVV is encoded by the coding sequence ATGAACCATTATATATCGAGAAGAAGTTTTTTGAAAAAGTCTGTGGTGGCGGGTGGAGCAGTTGTCACAGCTAATAGTTTATTGGGTAATGTTGCATTGGCAAAACCCAATGAACGTGTAAATTTAGCTTGCATAGGGATCGGTAATCGGGGATCTGATATTATTAAAGAACTTTACAAAACAGGCCTATGTAATATTGTTGCTTTATGTGATGTGGATATGGGCGCAAAACATACACAAGAAATTCTTAAACAATTCCCTGATGTACCCCGTTTTACTGATTTTAGACAGCTATTTGATAAAATGGGCAATCAGTTTGATGCAGTATCAATTGGGACACCAGATTTCTCTCATTTCCCTATTACCATGATGGCTTTAGATTTGGGCAAACATGTTTATGTGGAAAAACCCATGGCCCGTACATTTTGGGAAGTAGAGTTGATGATGCAAAAGGCTCGAAAACAGAATAAAGTTGTTACCCAAATGGGTAATCAAGGGCATTCGGAAGGAAACTATTTTCAATTTAAAGCTTGGAAAGATGCAGGTATTATTAATGGAGTGACCCGCATTGATGCACATATGAATATGCCAAGAAGATGGCATGGTTGGGATACACAAATACAAGGTTATCCTTATCCTGAGCGTATTCCAGAATCTCTTGATTGGGATCTGTGGCAAATGCAGACTATTGGACATGATTATAATAAAGATTACGTCAATGGACAGTGGCGTTGTTGGTTTGATTTTGGTATGGGAGCTTTAGGAGATTGGGGTGCACATCTTCTGGATACAGCACATGAGTTTTTAGAGCTGGGTCTTCCAACGGAAGTTGAAGCAGTCAAATTGGATGGTCATAACTCCTTTTTCTTTCCAATGTCATCAACGCTTAAATTTCACTTTCCAAAGCGAAAGAATATGCCTGCTGTAGATATTAATTGGTATGATGGGTTAGATAATCTACCTCCTATACCAGATGGATATGGTGTTTCTGGGCTAGATCCAAATATTCCTGCACCTAGTACTGGAGCTTTACAACCTGTAAAACTAAATCCTGGTAAGATCATTTATGGTAAAGACCTTATCTTTAAGGGTGATTCTCATGGTAGTACCTTACAGATTATCCCAGAAGCCAAAGCGAAAGATCTAGCAAATCACCTTCCTGAGGTACAATCTTCTCCTTCAAATCACTTTGCTAATTTTCTGAAAGCATGTAGGGGGGAAGAGAAAACGCGTTCGCCTTTTGAGATTGCAGGGCCGTTGAGCCAAGTGTTTTGCTTGGGTGTGATGACACAAAAAATGAATAATAAAATTTTATTTGATCCTATAAAAAAAGAAATTATAAACGATAAGTTTGCCAATGCGATGCTGATGGGACCTCCGCCTCGAAAAGGTTGGGAACAGTATTATGTAGTATAG